A window of the Megalopta genalis isolate 19385.01 chromosome 2, iyMegGena1_principal, whole genome shotgun sequence genome harbors these coding sequences:
- the LOC117229919 gene encoding ubiquitin-conjugating enzyme E2 L3 codes for MAGAKRLQKELRDLRAAPMKNFTNIQVDESNILTWQGLILPDNPPYNKGAFRIEINFPAEYPFKPPRINFKTKIYHPNINEKGQVCLPIIGDENWKPATRAGQVVQALIALVNDPEPEHPMRTDLAEEFLKDRKKFLKNAEEFTKKHAEKRRESPSSNE; via the exons atggCAGGTGCGAAAAGATTGCAAAAG GAACTTCGTGACCTAAGAGCAGCGCCTATGAAAAATTTTACAAATATCCAAGTAGATGAATCGAATATCCTCACTTGGCAAGGTCTTATATTGCCG GATAATCCACCATATAATAAAGGGGCATTTCGTATTGAGATTAACTTTCCAGCAGAGTATCCTTTCAAGCCACCCAGAATAAattttaaaacaaaaatatatcatCCAAATATAAATGAAAAGGGACAAGTTTGCTTACCGATTATAGGCGATGAGAATTGGAAACCAGCTACAAGGGCAGGTCAAG TTGTACAAGCTTTGATAGCTTTAGTAAATGATCCAGAACCAGAACATCCAATGAGGACAGATCTTGCGGAGGAGTTTCTAAAGGATAGGAAAAAGTTTTTAAAGAACGCAGAGGAATTTACAAAGAAACATGCAGAAAAAAGGCGGGAGTCGCCCTCTTCTAATGAATAA